A genomic segment from Gemmatimonadaceae bacterium encodes:
- a CDS encoding DNA/RNA non-specific endonuclease — MRLSIRRAAASAVLATVLGACADNVPLAPLLVQRPFLAGASANPVVRISEIHYDNGGTDAGEAIEVSAPTGTDLTGWSVVLYNGNGGAAYDTRPLSGVVVDACSGRGVVVLTYAVNGIQNGAPDGMALVDNTGALVEFLSYEGSFAATSGAAAGATSTDIGVNEAGTEPLGQSLQRQPNGTWGAPAASTFGSCNDNGTAPPPATVTAVTISPNGASLAVAATQQFTATATDSSGATVPTATFTWSSSATSVATVSASGLVTAVAPGTAQVIATEASGMADTVAVTVQGAPPPTSVRFSEIHYDNAGTDVGEAIEVEGPAGTDLTGWSVVLYNGNGGGVYNTASLSGTIPNVCSGRGVVVVNYPSNGIQNGNPDGFALVDAAGSLVEFLSYGGSFVGTAGAANGIASRDILAAEVGVPIGQSLQLHPASNLWQLTAATFGACYGQTPPPPTNSITFSGRTSSDPALPVGFEDQLFATLRDGAGTVLPTTFTWSSETPAIATVDANGVVHALSVGTFIVRATAADGTTATYSLDTQVATAGGTAQYGNNTEFGVPLDGDASDDLLVSRAEFTSSFNPARGIPNWVSYDLDASHIGGQDRCDCFTFDPALPASLPRYTTADYTGAGTFAGYGIDRGHLARSFDRSTGLLDNASTFYFSNIIPQAADNNQGPWAALENFLGDEARVNDREVYIIAGASGNKGTVKGEGKITIPAYTWKVAVTVPRNTGLAGIDDPSDLTVLAVVMPNDPGIRSIPWQTYEVTVDSVEALSGYNLLALLPDQVEIAVESKTKAPIAAVDGPYTSKEGSGIAMSGAASTDPDGDALTYAWSFGDGTLGTGVSASHTYAQDGSYTVQLTVTDARGLSTTTATTATIANVAPSIAALASVALYPGERYTANGSFTDPGVDPWSATVDYGLGGGPVALALTGKTFALSQVYATVGTFTVRVSVADDDANASRTMVVNVLSVADGILGTQAALQLYLAMGRISQGGYQQLNAMLGAALNTINNGQRQAAIIQLDNVQRAIRRLEASGELSKGDAATLRTLMSRFIRSLSLP, encoded by the coding sequence ATGCGCCTTTCCATCCGCCGTGCAGCAGCGTCTGCTGTGCTGGCCACCGTCCTCGGCGCCTGCGCCGACAACGTCCCGCTTGCCCCGTTGCTCGTCCAGCGCCCGTTCCTCGCGGGTGCCAGCGCGAACCCAGTCGTGCGGATCTCCGAGATCCACTACGACAACGGCGGGACCGATGCGGGCGAGGCCATCGAGGTCTCGGCGCCGACCGGCACCGACCTCACCGGGTGGAGCGTGGTGCTCTACAACGGGAATGGCGGCGCCGCCTACGACACCAGGCCACTGAGTGGCGTGGTGGTGGACGCGTGCAGCGGGCGCGGGGTGGTGGTGCTGACCTACGCGGTGAACGGCATCCAGAACGGTGCCCCTGACGGGATGGCGCTCGTGGACAACACGGGGGCGCTGGTCGAGTTCCTGAGCTACGAAGGCAGTTTCGCGGCGACCAGCGGCGCGGCGGCCGGCGCGACGTCGACCGATATCGGCGTGAACGAGGCGGGGACCGAGCCGCTGGGACAGTCGCTGCAGCGCCAGCCGAACGGCACCTGGGGCGCACCGGCCGCCAGCACCTTCGGCAGCTGCAACGACAACGGCACCGCGCCGCCACCGGCGACGGTGACCGCCGTGACCATCTCGCCTAACGGCGCATCGCTCGCGGTCGCGGCCACACAGCAGTTCACCGCCACGGCCACCGACTCCAGCGGCGCGACCGTCCCCACGGCCACCTTCACCTGGTCGAGCAGTGCGACCTCCGTGGCCACGGTGAGTGCGAGTGGGCTCGTGACCGCCGTTGCGCCTGGCACCGCGCAGGTGATTGCGACCGAGGCCAGCGGCATGGCCGATACCGTCGCCGTGACCGTGCAGGGCGCGCCGCCGCCGACCAGTGTGCGCTTCTCCGAGATCCACTACGACAACGCCGGCACGGACGTCGGTGAGGCAATCGAGGTGGAGGGGCCGGCCGGGACCGATCTCACGGGGTGGAGCGTCGTGCTCTACAACGGGAATGGCGGCGGCGTGTACAACACGGCGTCGCTCTCCGGGACGATTCCCAACGTCTGTTCCGGGCGTGGCGTGGTCGTCGTCAACTACCCGTCCAACGGCATCCAGAACGGCAACCCTGACGGCTTCGCCCTGGTCGACGCAGCCGGTTCGCTCGTCGAGTTCCTCTCCTACGGTGGGAGCTTTGTCGGCACGGCAGGTGCGGCCAACGGCATCGCCTCGCGCGACATCCTCGCCGCCGAAGTCGGCGTTCCCATCGGGCAATCGTTGCAGCTCCATCCGGCGTCCAACCTTTGGCAGCTGACGGCGGCAACTTTCGGCGCCTGCTACGGACAGACGCCCCCGCCACCCACCAACAGCATTACCTTCAGCGGACGCACCAGCTCCGATCCAGCGCTCCCGGTCGGCTTCGAGGACCAGCTCTTCGCCACCCTGCGTGACGGAGCGGGAACCGTACTCCCCACGACCTTCACCTGGAGCTCGGAAACGCCCGCCATTGCCACGGTCGACGCCAACGGGGTCGTGCATGCCCTCTCCGTCGGCACCTTCATCGTGCGCGCCACGGCAGCTGACGGCACCACCGCCACGTACTCACTCGACACGCAGGTCGCCACGGCCGGCGGGACCGCGCAGTACGGGAACAACACCGAGTTCGGCGTTCCGCTCGACGGCGACGCCAGCGACGACCTGCTCGTGTCGCGCGCGGAGTTCACCTCATCCTTCAATCCGGCGCGCGGCATTCCCAACTGGGTGAGCTACGACCTCGACGCGTCGCACATCGGTGGCCAGGATCGCTGCGACTGCTTCACCTTCGACCCCGCGCTCCCCGCATCGCTGCCGCGCTACACCACGGCCGACTACACGGGTGCCGGCACCTTTGCCGGCTACGGGATCGACCGCGGTCACCTGGCGCGCTCCTTCGATCGCTCGACGGGGCTGCTCGACAACGCCAGCACCTTCTACTTCTCGAACATCATTCCGCAGGCCGCCGACAACAACCAGGGGCCGTGGGCCGCGCTCGAGAACTTCCTCGGCGACGAGGCACGCGTGAACGACCGCGAGGTCTACATCATCGCCGGCGCCTCCGGGAACAAGGGAACGGTGAAGGGCGAGGGGAAGATCACGATTCCGGCCTACACATGGAAAGTTGCCGTCACCGTGCCGCGCAACACGGGACTGGCCGGGATCGACGATCCATCCGACCTCACGGTGCTCGCCGTCGTGATGCCGAACGACCCGGGCATTCGCAGCATCCCATGGCAGACGTACGAGGTGACTGTGGACTCGGTGGAGGCGCTGAGCGGATACAACCTCCTCGCCCTCCTCCCCGACCAGGTCGAGATCGCCGTCGAGAGCAAGACCAAGGCGCCCATTGCGGCCGTCGACGGCCCCTACACGTCAAAGGAAGGGAGCGGCATCGCGATGAGCGGCGCCGCCTCGACCGACCCGGATGGCGATGCGCTCACCTACGCGTGGAGCTTCGGCGATGGCACCCTCGGCACCGGCGTCAGCGCCTCACACACGTACGCACAGGACGGCAGCTACACCGTGCAGCTCACGGTCACCGATGCGCGCGGGCTCAGCACCACGACCGCGACAACGGCGACGATCGCCAACGTGGCGCCGAGCATCGCCGCGCTGGCGAGCGTGGCGCTGTATCCGGGCGAGCGCTACACCGCCAACGGGAGCTTCACCGATCCCGGCGTCGACCCGTGGAGCGCGACCGTCGATTACGGCCTTGGCGGCGGCCCAGTCGCACTCGCGCTCACCGGGAAGACGTTTGCCCTCTCGCAGGTCTACGCCACAGTGGGGACCTTCACCGTTCGCGTGAGCGTGGCCGATGATGACGCCAACGCCTCGCGCACCATGGTCGTCAACGTGCTCTCGGTGGCCGACGGGATCCTGGGGACGCAGGCGGCGTTGCAGCTGTACCTCGCCATGGGGCGCATCAGCCAGGGCGGCTACCAGCAACTCAACGCGATGCTGGGCGCCGCGCTCAACACGATCAACAACGGCCAGCGGCAGGCCGCCATTATCCAGCTCGACAACGTGCAGAGGGCCATCCGCCGCCTCGAGGCATCGGGAGAGCTGTCGAAGGGCGACGCCGCCACGCTGCGGACGCTCATGTCGCGCTTCATCCGGTCGTTGTCGCTCCCCTGA
- a CDS encoding DNA-3-methyladenine glycosylase 2 family protein, producing MRLDRSSCYRALTARDARFDGVFFVGVTSTRIYCRPVCRATTPRERNCRFFSNAAAAERAGFRPCLRCRPELAPGNAPVDAESVLADRAARGIAAGALNRGSVEELAASLGVTGRHLRRAVVQHLGVSPIDLATTHRLLLSKRLLQDTALPVAQVAYASGFESLRRFNAAFKARYRLTPVALRREAVRVNVDGGEPAVAPVTTAANGDRSDDVVLTLDYRQPLHWESLLGFLEARATPRAEWVDEGRYAATVRVPATLATGVAASKATLTGHVIVAMTGGPSAPRRGRMPNGAPGEVVVRISSSLVPVLMPVLSRLRDLLDLDANPDVIARHLACAGVVGEAADLAGVRIPGTLDGFALAVRAILGQQVSVRGATTVMGRLVGRYGEPYDGGHPALSRLMPTAATLARLGTGDIASLGMPAARADAVLGLARAVAAGDLQLSPGGDAERTIRALTALPGIGDWTAHYIAMRALRWPDAFPANDLVLRRAAGNLTAPRLRRLAERWRPWRAYAAMHLWRSAASGSPAPASGTSPTVAPTVPPVATTTSGSTPPLTAAPPTTTPRPAARPAPAPPRPPRAAP from the coding sequence ATGCGACTCGACCGCTCCTCCTGCTACCGCGCGCTCACGGCGCGCGACGCTCGATTCGACGGCGTCTTCTTCGTCGGGGTGACCTCGACGCGGATCTACTGCCGCCCGGTCTGCCGCGCCACGACGCCGCGTGAGCGCAACTGTCGCTTCTTCTCCAACGCGGCGGCGGCAGAGCGCGCGGGCTTCCGCCCCTGCCTCCGCTGCCGCCCCGAGCTCGCTCCGGGCAACGCGCCCGTCGACGCCGAGTCGGTGCTCGCCGATCGTGCCGCGCGCGGCATCGCCGCGGGCGCGCTCAACCGCGGCTCGGTCGAAGAGCTCGCCGCGTCACTCGGCGTCACCGGCCGTCACCTGCGGCGCGCGGTGGTGCAGCACCTCGGCGTCTCGCCGATCGACCTCGCGACCACGCACCGGCTGTTGCTTTCCAAACGCCTGCTGCAGGACACCGCGCTCCCGGTGGCCCAGGTGGCGTACGCGTCGGGGTTCGAGTCGTTGCGCCGCTTCAACGCCGCCTTCAAGGCACGCTATCGGCTGACGCCTGTCGCGCTGCGTCGTGAGGCGGTGCGGGTCAACGTCGACGGCGGCGAGCCCGCCGTTGCACCTGTCACCACCGCGGCCAACGGCGACCGCAGTGACGACGTCGTGCTCACCCTCGACTATCGGCAGCCGCTGCACTGGGAATCGCTCCTCGGCTTCCTCGAAGCGCGCGCGACGCCGAGGGCCGAGTGGGTAGACGAGGGGCGCTACGCGGCGACGGTGCGTGTCCCGGCAACGCTGGCCACGGGCGTAGCTGCGTCCAAGGCGACGCTCACCGGGCACGTGATCGTGGCCATGACCGGCGGGCCGTCGGCGCCACGCCGCGGCCGCATGCCTAACGGTGCCCCGGGCGAGGTCGTGGTGCGCATCTCGTCGTCGCTCGTTCCCGTCCTCATGCCGGTGCTGTCGCGCCTCCGCGACCTGCTCGACCTGGACGCCAATCCCGACGTCATCGCTCGGCACCTCGCGTGCGCCGGCGTCGTCGGTGAGGCCGCCGACCTGGCGGGGGTGCGCATTCCCGGGACGCTCGACGGCTTCGCGCTTGCCGTGCGAGCGATCCTCGGGCAGCAGGTGAGCGTACGCGGGGCCACGACGGTGATGGGTCGTCTCGTCGGCCGCTATGGCGAGCCGTATGACGGGGGACACCCGGCGTTGTCGCGCCTGATGCCCACGGCGGCGACGCTGGCCCGGCTGGGCACCGGCGACATTGCCTCGTTAGGGATGCCGGCGGCGCGCGCCGACGCAGTGCTGGGACTCGCCCGCGCCGTGGCGGCCGGCGACCTGCAACTTTCCCCTGGGGGCGACGCCGAGCGCACCATACGCGCCCTCACCGCGCTCCCAGGGATCGGCGACTGGACGGCGCACTACATCGCGATGCGTGCGCTGCGCTGGCCCGACGCCTTCCCGGCCAACGACCTGGTGTTGCGTCGTGCGGCGGGGAACCTCACGGCGCCCCGGCTGAGGCGCCTCGCCGAGCGTTGGCGTCCGTGGCGTGCGTACGCCGCCATGCATCTGTGGCGATCGGCCGCCAGCGGCTCGCCCGCGCCTGCGAGCGGCACCTCACCAACCGTAGCGCCAACCGTTCCGCCAGTCGCAACAACGACCAGCGGCTCCACCCCACCGCTCACCGCCGCCCCGCCCACCACCACCCCGCGCCCCGCCGCCCGCCCAGCTCCCGCGCCCCCCCGCCCCCCGCGCGCCGCCCCCTGA
- a CDS encoding glycosyl hydrolase has protein sequence MSVISLFSRLVACAAMCVALSPTVALAQRAPRATPSASASASAAPPYNPAIYSDPSATNKAFKSLRWRLIGPFRGGRVDAVAGDPTKPLVYYMGAVNGGVWKTANAGMSWDNITDGKTDISSVGAVTVAPSDPNVIYVGTGESQLREDLTYGTGVYRSTDAGETWQHLGLVETHQVTTIRVHPNNPDVAYVAAIGHAFGPNAERGVFRTMDGGKSWKKILFLDDSTGATDLSMDPSNPRIIYAAMWKFQRSPWGMEAGGGKSGLWKTTDGGDTWTDLSSNPGMPKAPLGKIGIAVSPANPRRLFASVEAKDTLGGIFRSDDAGATWMRTNGEQKFQVRPWYYSAVTADPTNENTVYVMNLQVWRSIDGGKSFTRVRVPHGDTHIMWVDPKDPNRLINGNDGGATVSQDGGKSWSSIMNQPTSQFYHVITDNQWPYRLYGAQQDNSTVSIASRSDHGAITERDWWPVAGCENAHIAVDPRNPNITYGGCYTGMLMRHDKRTEESRDIAVWLNNYDGWAVKDVPNRFQWTFPVLLSPHDPTILYATSQHVWKSTNEGRSWERISPDLTYADPATLGPSGGPVHKDMTGTEWYATIYAFAESPKAKGNLWAGSDDGRVHLSRDGGASWSEVTPKAMVKHTRITGIEPSPHDPAVAYLSATRYQLDDFRPYFYKTSDYGRSWTRIDAGIPMGAYARSIREDPMRRGLLFAATETGVYVSLNDGAAWETLQLNLPRVSVRDLRVHDNDVVVATHGRSFWSLDDIGAIRQLHDSVTAKALHLFQPSDAWRYAGGRGGRGGSSGENPYDGVLVDYWVGKAPTEKLSIEFVDARGAVMRTFSSATKKDSTAKPAPDSLAYFAADSIVSTRVGSNRFFWNLRYPNAKEIKTVVNDMGTLTGPSVVPGTYTVRLIAGKDTLSRPFTVKLDPRIQATTADLQRTFDLGMKVRGRIDDIADAFARIEDLQGQIDVRVKQSSDQAYAQRVKDAAKPVRDQLEVVRTELVDWYNHDDQATLHFPIKLYNMMLSLNSQVLGQDAAPTKQHGEILDELGGKVDVQLQRLQQLEASEIKKLNALLQELGLPPVFVPPSNVKTVS, from the coding sequence ATGTCCGTCATCTCCCTGTTCTCGCGCCTAGTCGCCTGCGCGGCGATGTGTGTCGCGCTCTCCCCGACCGTCGCGTTGGCCCAGCGCGCACCGCGCGCGACGCCGTCTGCATCCGCCAGCGCATCCGCCGCCCCGCCCTACAACCCCGCCATCTACTCCGACCCGTCGGCCACCAACAAGGCCTTCAAGTCGCTCCGCTGGCGGCTCATTGGCCCATTCCGCGGCGGGCGCGTGGACGCGGTCGCCGGCGACCCCACCAAGCCGCTGGTCTACTACATGGGCGCGGTGAACGGCGGCGTGTGGAAGACGGCCAACGCCGGGATGTCGTGGGACAACATCACCGACGGGAAGACCGACATTTCATCGGTAGGGGCGGTGACCGTCGCCCCGTCCGACCCGAACGTGATCTACGTGGGCACTGGCGAGTCGCAACTGCGCGAGGACCTCACCTACGGCACCGGCGTCTATCGCTCCACCGACGCCGGCGAGACGTGGCAGCATCTGGGGCTCGTCGAGACGCACCAGGTGACGACGATTCGCGTGCATCCCAACAACCCCGACGTTGCCTATGTCGCGGCGATCGGGCACGCCTTTGGCCCCAACGCGGAACGCGGCGTCTTTCGCACGATGGACGGCGGAAAGTCGTGGAAGAAGATCCTCTTCCTCGACGACTCCACCGGCGCCACCGACCTGTCGATGGACCCGTCCAACCCGCGCATCATCTACGCGGCGATGTGGAAGTTCCAGCGCTCGCCCTGGGGCATGGAGGCCGGCGGCGGCAAGAGCGGGTTGTGGAAGACGACCGACGGCGGCGACACCTGGACCGACCTCTCCTCCAACCCCGGAATGCCGAAGGCGCCGTTAGGCAAGATCGGGATTGCGGTGTCGCCGGCCAACCCGCGCCGACTCTTTGCCTCGGTGGAGGCCAAGGACACGCTGGGCGGGATCTTCCGCTCCGACGACGCCGGCGCCACCTGGATGCGCACCAACGGCGAGCAGAAGTTCCAGGTGCGCCCCTGGTACTACTCGGCGGTCACCGCCGACCCCACGAACGAGAACACGGTCTACGTGATGAACCTGCAGGTGTGGCGCTCGATCGACGGCGGCAAGTCGTTCACGCGCGTCCGCGTCCCGCATGGCGACACGCACATCATGTGGGTCGATCCCAAGGACCCCAACCGACTCATCAACGGCAACGACGGCGGCGCCACCGTGTCGCAGGATGGCGGGAAGAGCTGGTCGTCGATCATGAACCAGCCGACATCGCAGTTCTACCACGTCATCACCGACAACCAGTGGCCGTATCGCCTCTACGGCGCGCAGCAGGACAACAGCACCGTTTCCATCGCCTCGCGCTCGGACCATGGCGCCATCACGGAGCGCGACTGGTGGCCGGTGGCCGGGTGCGAGAACGCGCACATCGCCGTCGATCCGCGCAATCCCAACATCACCTACGGCGGCTGCTACACGGGCATGCTGATGCGGCACGACAAGCGCACCGAGGAGTCGCGCGACATCGCGGTCTGGCTCAACAACTACGACGGCTGGGCGGTGAAGGATGTCCCCAACCGTTTCCAGTGGACCTTCCCCGTCCTCCTCTCGCCGCACGACCCCACCATCCTCTACGCCACCTCGCAGCACGTGTGGAAGTCGACCAACGAGGGGCGCAGCTGGGAACGCATCTCGCCCGACCTCACGTACGCCGACCCGGCCACGTTAGGCCCGTCGGGAGGGCCCGTCCACAAGGACATGACGGGGACGGAGTGGTACGCGACGATCTACGCCTTCGCCGAGTCGCCGAAGGCGAAGGGAAACCTGTGGGCCGGCTCCGACGACGGGCGCGTGCACCTGTCGCGTGACGGCGGTGCCTCGTGGAGCGAAGTCACGCCCAAGGCGATGGTGAAGCACACACGTATCACCGGGATCGAGCCCTCGCCGCATGACCCGGCGGTCGCCTACCTCTCGGCCACGCGCTACCAGCTCGACGATTTCCGTCCGTACTTCTACAAGACGAGCGACTACGGCAGGAGCTGGACGCGCATCGACGCCGGGATCCCGATGGGGGCCTACGCGCGCTCCATTCGCGAGGACCCCATGCGACGCGGCCTCCTGTTTGCCGCCACGGAGACCGGTGTCTACGTCTCGCTCAACGACGGCGCGGCGTGGGAGACGTTGCAGCTGAACCTGCCGCGCGTGAGCGTGCGTGACCTGCGCGTGCACGACAACGACGTGGTGGTCGCCACGCATGGCCGTTCCTTCTGGTCGCTCGATGACATCGGCGCCATCCGCCAGCTGCACGACTCGGTGACCGCCAAGGCGTTGCACCTGTTCCAGCCGAGCGACGCCTGGCGATACGCCGGCGGCCGCGGGGGGCGCGGGGGGTCGTCCGGGGAGAATCCGTACGACGGCGTCCTGGTCGACTACTGGGTGGGAAAGGCTCCCACGGAAAAGCTCAGCATCGAGTTCGTCGACGCGCGCGGGGCGGTGATGCGCACATTCTCGAGCGCCACGAAGAAGGACAGTACCGCCAAGCCGGCCCCCGACTCGCTCGCCTACTTCGCCGCCGACTCGATCGTGAGCACGCGCGTGGGGAGCAACCGCTTCTTCTGGAACCTGCGCTATCCCAACGCCAAGGAGATCAAGACGGTGGTGAACGACATGGGGACGCTAACCGGCCCCAGTGTCGTTCCCGGGACATACACGGTGCGCCTCATTGCAGGGAAGGACACGCTGTCACGCCCGTTCACCGTCAAGCTCGACCCGCGGATACAGGCCACCACCGCCGACCTGCAGCGCACCTTTGATCTCGGGATGAAGGTACGCGGCCGCATCGACGACATCGCCGATGCCTTCGCGCGCATCGAGGACCTGCAGGGCCAGATCGACGTGCGCGTGAAGCAGTCGTCGGACCAGGCGTACGCGCAACGCGTGAAGGACGCGGCCAAGCCGGTGCGCGACCAGCTCGAGGTGGTACGCACCGAGCTGGTCGACTGGTACAACCACGACGACCAGGCGACGCTGCACTTCCCCATCAAGCTCTACAACATGATGCTGTCGCTCAACTCGCAGGTGCTGGGGCAGGACGCCGCACCCACCAAGCAGCACGGCGAGATCCTCGACGAGCTGGGAGGGAAGGTTGACGTGCAGTTGCAACGCCTGCAGCAACTCGAGGCCAGCGAGATCAAGAAGCTCAACGCGCTGCTGCAGGAACTGGGGCTGCCGCCGGTCTTCGTGCCGCCCTCGAACGTGAAGACCGTGTCCTGA
- a CDS encoding copper homeostasis protein CutC, giving the protein MSILVEACVDSVQGAIVAEHSGAGRLELCANLVEGGTTPSGGMMRAVLRCVGIPVFAIVRPRGGDFLYDAAEIEVMLRDIEFAKTCDIHGIVSGALNPNGTIDEDGTSALIEAAHPLPFTFHRAFDATRDLDESLDALQALGVHRVLTSGGAATATDGTEMIARLVRRGGSRITVMAGGGVRHANAAGIVKATRVRELHLRGSRRADGRMAYRTARVHIARPFVPDDYAWDITDGSEIGAVVQAVERAVVPAGGAG; this is encoded by the coding sequence ATGAGCATCCTCGTCGAAGCCTGCGTCGATTCGGTGCAGGGCGCGATTGTCGCCGAGCACTCCGGCGCCGGCCGCCTCGAACTGTGCGCCAACCTGGTCGAGGGGGGGACGACGCCCAGCGGCGGAATGATGCGCGCCGTGCTGCGCTGCGTCGGGATCCCGGTCTTTGCCATCGTGCGTCCGCGCGGCGGCGATTTCCTCTACGACGCCGCGGAGATCGAGGTGATGTTGCGCGATATCGAGTTCGCCAAGACGTGCGATATCCACGGCATCGTGAGCGGGGCGCTCAATCCCAACGGAACCATCGATGAGGACGGGACGAGCGCCTTGATCGAGGCCGCGCACCCCCTCCCTTTCACCTTCCACCGCGCCTTCGACGCCACGCGCGACCTCGACGAGTCGCTCGATGCGCTGCAGGCGTTAGGCGTGCACCGCGTCCTCACCTCGGGTGGGGCGGCGACGGCGACCGACGGGACGGAGATGATCGCCCGCCTGGTGCGGCGCGGGGGGAGCCGGATCACCGTGATGGCGGGGGGTGGCGTGCGACACGCCAACGCCGCCGGGATCGTGAAGGCCACGCGGGTGCGCGAGTTGCACCTGCGCGGTTCGCGGCGTGCCGACGGTCGCATGGCCTACCGCACGGCGCGCGTCCACATCGCCCGCCCCTTTGTCCCCGATGACTATGCGTGGGACATCACCGACGGCTCCGAGATCGGCGCGGTGGTGCAAGCGGTGGAGCGAGCGGTGGTGCCGGCGGGGGGAGCCGGCTGA
- a CDS encoding methylated-DNA--[protein]-cysteine S-methyltransferase: MTADHTVYYTLMPSPIGELLLTGDGRHLTGLYMTPHTHGPVRGEGWVRRDDDFADARRQLDEYFAGTRLSFEIPLAPDGTEFQRRVWMALRDIPYAQTVSYGDIARGIGNPKGVRAVGLANGRNPISIIVPCHRVIGSNGSLTGYGGGLERKQWLLEHEARHGGLAATPLGGAA; the protein is encoded by the coding sequence ATGACCGCCGATCACACCGTGTACTACACGCTCATGCCGTCCCCCATCGGCGAGTTGCTCCTGACGGGCGACGGGCGCCACCTGACGGGGTTGTACATGACGCCGCACACCCACGGCCCCGTGCGCGGGGAGGGCTGGGTGCGCCGTGACGACGACTTTGCCGACGCCCGGCGCCAGCTCGACGAGTACTTCGCCGGGACGCGCCTGAGTTTCGAGATCCCGCTTGCGCCTGACGGAACCGAGTTCCAGCGACGCGTCTGGATGGCGCTGCGCGACATTCCGTACGCCCAGACCGTCTCCTACGGCGACATCGCCCGCGGGATCGGGAATCCCAAGGGGGTGCGGGCCGTGGGGCTGGCCAACGGTCGCAACCCGATCTCGATCATCGTCCCCTGCCATCGCGTGATCGGGAGCAACGGCTCGCTCACCGGCTACGGCGGCGGGCTGGAACGCAAGCAGTGGCTCCTCGAGCACGAAGCACGCCATGGAGGCCTCGCTGCAACCCCGTTAGGCGGCGCCGCCTGA